DNA from Aliarcobacter butzleri:
TAACCCTTGGAAAAAAATTTCAAATGATACTTATGAAAATAGCTATTTTTTTAAAGTTAAAAATGGGAATTTTAAATTACCAAATATTGAAGTAAATTTATGGAACCAAAATCTTTTAGTTGACTCATCACAACTTAGCCCAAGTTTAATTAGATATTCAGAAATTGGAAAAAGTGATGAAAGATTTTCTAATATTATTGCAGACAATATCATTTTAAAAGCATATAAAACAAAACAATACAATAATAATTCAGCTCTTACTATAATTGATATAGATGCAATTAACTCAAATTTAGAAGATTTTAAATTAAAAAATGTTGAAGAACAAGGTTTATCAAATTTAAAAGAGTGGGAAGATATTCAAAATCTAGTTTACTATTTTGTTACTCCAATTTACCAAAAAAACTTAACTTTTACATATTACAACACAAAAACAAATAGTTTTAAAGATGTTAAAGTTCCTTTAGTTTTACAAAATGAATTAGTAAGCACTCAAACGGATTTAAATCCAAATGACTCAACTTTTGAAAAATATAAAAAAATAGCAGCAATAGTTGTTTTTGTTATTTTCTTGCTGATTTTTATTTGGAAAAGATATAAAATAGTACTATTTTTAACTATTATTTCATTAATTACT
Protein-coding regions in this window:
- a CDS encoding SH3 domain-containing protein — translated: MKKNLFLIILINIFLSLNLYAAKNLYLSYKQIPDSVYKNQRFEVTVKALITTDSFTNLTTTFSNSSNIELLNENNPWKKISNDTYENSYFFKVKNGNFKLPNIEVNLWNQNLLVDSSQLSPSLIRYSEIGKSDERFSNIIADNIILKAYKTKQYNNNSALTIIDIDAINSNLEDFKLKNVEEQGLSNLKEWEDIQNLVYYFVTPIYQKNLTFTYYNTKTNSFKDVKVPLVLQNELVSTQTDLNPNDSTFEKYKKIAAIVVFVIFLLIFIWKRYKIVLFLTIISLITAVLYNLPNSTGIVKPDSFVYILPTKNSTIFFKVDKEEKVEVLQTKNGFIKVLGVDNGFIGWIKEESFETN